A stretch of DNA from Telopea speciosissima isolate NSW1024214 ecotype Mountain lineage chromosome 5, Tspe_v1, whole genome shotgun sequence:
CTGTCTCCTCTTATGAAGAGATCCCTCTTTCGCTAAAGTGATCATCTTATCGACATACTTGCGCATGGCACTCGCTCTTGCTCTAGTGGTTTTGATCCTACCATGTTTAAGGAGCTGAGTTGTGAGGCCTCGCAACAATGCCCGTCGCTGGTCAGGAGGCCTGTTGAGTTTGGGCACTCGCTTCCCGTGTCTCATGGCGTAGAATCGACCGCCATTGTCAATAATAGTGAGATTATACTCAGAGAGGTAATCTGCaacagaaaaaaagataaaaggagTGTTCTACTGCAGGGTTGCTGGGCAGAGAAGCTAACTTTAGAAGGGAAAATGGGAAGCCCCCATGAAGCAAGCATCTCTGATTAGTagggcaaaagaaaaataaacagtTTGCTTTACCTTGCCGTGAaccgaaagagagaagatgacTGTCCAGAGAGAGGCCCGTAAAAGATGGAAGAGCCTTGAGTTTCCACTGAGAAAAGCGGAGGTGCACAGACGAAGGAAAGGAGGCTGTACGCGGGAATCGGAAAGAAAGACATGGAGTAGAGGTTACGGATGGGAGCGCCGACCTCACAGATGCCATGCTCCATGCCTGACCAACCCAACAAGAGGGGGCACTTGTCGTC
This window harbors:
- the LOC122660779 gene encoding 50S ribosomal protein L17, chloroplastic translates to MTTSAPSCWVGQAWSMASVRSALPSVTSTPCLSFRFPRTASFPSSVHLRFSQWKLKALPSFTGLSLDSHLLSFGSRQDYLSEYNLTIIDNGGRFYAMRHGKRVPKLNRPPDQRRALLRGLTTQLLKHGRIKTTRARASAMRKYVDKMITLAKEGSLHKRRQALGFIYEKQIVHALFAEVQDRYGERNGGYTRIIRTLPRRGDNAPMAYIELV